From a region of the Gossypium raimondii isolate GPD5lz chromosome 10, ASM2569854v1, whole genome shotgun sequence genome:
- the LOC105774994 gene encoding ankyrin repeat-containing protein BDA1: ILNDPYVLERIDDVPFFHTPLHVAASAGHIEFMMEMIKLKPTFARKLNQAGFSPMHLALQNHRTHAVLRLLRFDEGLVRVKGREDLTPLHHVVQNENLNLLKKFLEVCPEAIEDMTVRDETVFHLSVKNDMFEAFQVLVGWLMRRWYESPRWEKELLSWPDIDGNTVLHIAAIRNRPRVVNVLLEHMRRDQINAKNLEGLTALDIQSQYPWNERQADKIIDMLSKAGGLSGSSSSLPNTSISSFHIESLKDKMSRSQKWATRAGRVKKGMAHEMRNTFLVVTVLIITTTYEASLNPPKMPDDSPSMKYQVPSSQDEPLPLNTFLHKTDFNTAPIPSPSAIDVLDLDDWTFKYSSFLFCNTFTFWVAVFLTALLLPPHSFSSLILLTLSFFGRSYMNLFDVSAWSWGDSYEFSNENAHLLYVVASFCNVFFSTLLVFLVSYQTIFYFCSRVNITKPKFFFLLLVVVIGCMVFMFG, translated from the exons CAACTTTTGCAAGAAAGCTAAACCAAGCTGGGTTTAGCCCCATGCACTTGGCTCTGCAAAATCACAGAACTCATGCAGTGCTTCGACTCCTCAGGTTTGATGAAGGCCTTGTCCGTGTCAAAGGTAGGGAGGACCTCACTCCTCTGCATCATGTggttcaaaatgaaaacttgAATCTTTTGAAAAAGTTTCTTGAGGTTTGTCCTGAGGCTATTGAAGATATGACTGTTCGAGATGAGACGGTTTTCCATCTTTCTGTGAAAAACGACATGTTCGAAGCTTTCCAAGTCTTGGTGGGGTGGCTTATGAGACGCTGGTATGAGTCACCCCGATGGGAGAAAGAACTACTGAGTTGGCCAGACATTGATGGCAACACTGTTTTACACATTGCAGCTATCAGAAACAGACCTCGG GTGGTAAACGTATTGCTGGAACACATGAGGCGAGACCAAATCAATGCCAAAAATTTGGAGGGATTGACAGCACTAGATATCCAATCACAATACCCATGGAATGAAAGGCAAGCGGATAAGATTATAGATATGCTAAGCAAAGCAGGAGGTTTGAGTGGTTCCTCTTCCTCGCTTCCCAATACCTCCATCTCTTCATTCCACATCGAATCTTTAAAAGACAAGATGTCACGGTCTCAAAAATGGGCAACAAGAGCAGGTCGAGTAAAGAAGGGTATGGCACATGAGATGCGCAACACATTTCTAGTAGTGACAGTGCTAATTATAACAACCACTTACGAAGCCTCTTTAAACCCTCCAAAGATGCCTGATGACAGTCCATCCATGAAATACCAAGTCCCTTCAAGTCAAGATGAGCCTCTTCCTCTCAACACATTTTTGCATAAAACCGACTTCAATACTGCTCCCATACCCAGTCCCTCCGCAATTGACGTTTTGGATCTAGATGATTGGACATTTAAATACTCCTCATTTTTGTTTTGCAACACGTTCACCTTTTGGGTAGCAGTGTTCTTAACAGCACTTCTCCTACCACCTCATTCATTCTCTTCCTTGATTCTCCTAACACTTTCCTTCTTTGGGAGATCttacatgaatttatttgatgtttccGCATGGTCATGGGGAGATTCATATGAGTTTTCCAATGAAAACGCACACTTATTATATGTTGTAGCCTCCTTTTGTAATGTTTTCTTCTCAACGTTGCTAGTTTTCCTTGTATCATACCagacaatattttatttttgcagtaGGGTAAACATTACCAAACCAAAATTCTTCTTCCTCCTACTAGTCGTTGTCATTGGCTGCATGGTTTTTATGTTTGGTTAG